From one Treponema denticola genomic stretch:
- the folD gene encoding bifunctional methylenetetrahydrofolate dehydrogenase/methenyltetrahydrofolate cyclohydrolase FolD: protein MSAKIIDGARIAADLRADIAKDVEKIKAKGVQPTLAVILVGNDPASQSYVKGKTNALHEVGMNDRTFRLPETTTQDELLKLIKELNADKLVNGILVQLPLPKQIDPDTVIETISPEKDVDGFHPVNVGKLLLGHDTFIPCTPHGVIHLLKRTGVETKGAKVVIVGRSNIVGKPLSVLMMNKDVNATVTVCHSGTKNLPEVTKEADILVAAMGRPQFIKADMIKKGAVVIDVGVNRIDDSTKKSGFRLVGDVDFEPACEIASAITPVPKGVGPMTIAMLVANTLIAAKRQNGLE, encoded by the coding sequence ATGAGTGCAAAAATTATTGACGGTGCCCGGATAGCGGCAGACTTACGGGCCGATATTGCAAAAGACGTTGAAAAAATAAAGGCAAAGGGTGTTCAGCCTACTTTGGCCGTTATTTTGGTAGGGAATGACCCTGCATCCCAATCCTATGTAAAGGGAAAGACAAATGCTCTTCACGAAGTAGGAATGAATGACAGAACATTCAGACTGCCTGAGACGACAACTCAGGATGAATTGTTAAAACTTATCAAAGAGCTGAATGCCGACAAATTGGTAAACGGTATTTTGGTTCAATTACCATTGCCTAAGCAAATAGATCCTGATACGGTAATTGAAACTATAAGCCCCGAAAAAGATGTAGACGGATTCCATCCTGTAAATGTCGGAAAGCTCCTTTTAGGACATGACACCTTTATTCCCTGTACGCCTCACGGTGTAATTCATCTTTTAAAGAGAACCGGAGTTGAAACAAAAGGCGCAAAGGTTGTAATTGTAGGCCGCTCCAATATAGTCGGAAAACCCCTTTCCGTTTTGATGATGAATAAGGATGTAAACGCAACAGTAACCGTTTGCCACAGCGGTACAAAAAATTTACCTGAAGTTACAAAAGAGGCTGATATACTGGTTGCCGCTATGGGAAGACCCCAATTTATCAAAGCCGATATGATTAAAAAAGGCGCCGTCGTTATAGATGTAGGTGTAAACCGAATTGATGACAGTACTAAAAAGAGCGGCTTTAGGCTTGTAGGCGATGTTGATTTTGAACCTGCCTGTGAAATTGCCTCTGCAATAACACCTGTTCCAAAAGGAGTAGGCCCAATGACCATAGCCATGCTCGTTGCAAATACCCTTATAGCAGCAAAAAGGCAAAACGGTTTGGAATAA
- a CDS encoding LysM peptidoglycan-binding domain-containing protein, with product MKNILKILAIMALFSFVLTSCGTPPTPPPEEKPAPVVVEEPTPAPEPEPVVEPTPEPKPIVEEPRDVPVKEYVVVEGDTLSEIALKFYGTREKAYYFPIIMAINPGKVKHPDKLTPKTKLLIPDFELFMKHSPSKMLARPEFEKCIKIYEDEGKSGVVESLRRRLKEF from the coding sequence ATGAAAAACATTTTGAAAATTTTGGCAATTATGGCCCTTTTTTCTTTTGTACTTACGAGCTGTGGAACCCCCCCCACTCCTCCTCCCGAAGAAAAACCCGCTCCTGTTGTGGTAGAAGAGCCTACACCGGCGCCTGAACCGGAGCCTGTAGTGGAACCTACACCCGAGCCAAAACCGATTGTTGAAGAGCCGAGAGATGTACCTGTAAAGGAATATGTAGTTGTAGAAGGCGACACTCTGTCTGAAATTGCATTGAAATTTTACGGAACAAGAGAGAAAGCCTACTACTTCCCCATAATTATGGCAATTAACCCCGGTAAGGTTAAACATCCGGACAAGCTCACTCCTAAGACTAAACTTTTAATCCCCGATTTTGAACTTTTCATGAAACACTCACCTTCAAAAATGCTTGCAAGACCTGAGTTTGAAAAATGTATTAAAATTTATGAGGATGAAGGAAAATCCGGAGTAGTTGAGTCTTTAAGACGACGGCTTAAAGAGTTTTAA
- a CDS encoding TP0733 family outer membrane beta-barrel protein has protein sequence MKRFISCFLIISVFLIPIFAQEEAETPSNSKIDGTAVFRPVRQGDKFIKVGLSLGVPLFNTSAKKFAIKPNIWPGGTINAAFGYYILDGFSLGGTISFQFYPTLAKNLYFAVPITFDMGYTFAAGKWRFPLGGGIGAAVQTYSGNGAQYFGMIFRFDAGTYYQFSPEWSFGGDISWNVVPEWHKNKETNRTANFLGISFAARYHL, from the coding sequence GTGAAGAGATTTATTTCTTGTTTTTTGATTATCAGCGTTTTTTTGATTCCGATTTTTGCACAAGAAGAGGCTGAAACTCCTTCAAATAGTAAAATAGATGGAACTGCGGTATTCCGGCCGGTCAGGCAAGGCGATAAATTCATAAAAGTGGGCTTATCCTTAGGTGTACCTCTTTTTAATACTTCAGCCAAGAAATTTGCTATTAAACCGAATATTTGGCCGGGAGGCACCATCAATGCAGCTTTCGGCTACTATATTTTAGATGGTTTTTCTTTGGGCGGAACTATAAGTTTTCAGTTTTATCCCACACTGGCAAAAAACCTTTACTTTGCCGTACCCATAACCTTTGATATGGGCTACACCTTTGCTGCCGGGAAATGGCGCTTCCCGCTTGGAGGAGGTATAGGGGCTGCTGTTCAGACTTATAGCGGAAACGGAGCCCAATACTTCGGCATGATTTTTAGATTTGATGCAGGAACTTATTATCAGTTTTCGCCTGAATGGTCTTTCGGAGGCGATATATCTTGGAATGTAGTTCCTGAATGGCATAAAAATAAAGAAACTAATCGCACTGCAAACTTTTTAGGTATCAGCTTTGCCGCCAGATATCATCTTTAA
- a CDS encoding glycine--tRNA ligase, which translates to MEDHKISMEKIVSLCKRRGFVFQSSEIYGGQNGAWDYGPLGIELKNNVSRAWWKEMTQLHDNIVGLDAAILMHPRTWEASGHVENFTDPLVDCKKCKSRFRADHLSPENLEKKVCPDCGGELTDTRKFNLMFKTHIGPTDDNSSVIYLRPETAQGIYVNYKNIIQSNRMKIPFGIAQIGKAFRNEIVTKNFIFRTCEFEQMEMQFFVKPGTDDEWFDYWKKQRWAFYEKYGVRTNKLQWHQHGKDELAHYAKDAYDIEYEFPMGFKELEGVHNRTNYDLTRHTEYSGKDMQYIDQDNGNEKYIPYIIETSAGLTRNVLMFICDAYDEEKVADKGNDDDWRTVLHFHPNVAPITVAVLPLMKKDGLAELAEEIRNELKEEFKTDYDQSGAIGKRYRRQDEVGTPFCVTVDYDSKEDNTVTLRFRDSMEQIRIPRTELISRIKTEIKNYKRVQ; encoded by the coding sequence ATGGAAGATCATAAAATTTCAATGGAAAAAATTGTAAGTCTTTGTAAAAGAAGAGGTTTCGTTTTTCAATCATCCGAAATTTACGGAGGACAGAACGGTGCATGGGATTACGGCCCCTTAGGGATAGAGTTAAAAAATAATGTTTCCCGCGCTTGGTGGAAGGAAATGACCCAGCTTCATGATAATATAGTAGGACTTGACGCCGCAATTTTGATGCATCCCCGCACGTGGGAGGCTTCAGGTCATGTTGAAAATTTTACCGATCCTCTTGTAGACTGCAAAAAATGTAAATCCCGCTTTAGGGCAGACCATTTGTCTCCTGAAAACCTTGAAAAAAAAGTTTGCCCCGATTGCGGAGGTGAGCTTACCGATACCAGAAAATTCAATCTTATGTTTAAGACTCACATCGGCCCCACAGATGATAATTCAAGCGTTATCTATCTTCGCCCCGAAACTGCCCAAGGTATTTATGTAAACTATAAAAATATTATTCAATCAAACAGGATGAAGATTCCATTCGGTATTGCTCAAATCGGAAAGGCTTTTAGAAACGAAATTGTTACAAAAAACTTTATCTTTAGAACCTGCGAATTTGAACAGATGGAGATGCAGTTTTTTGTAAAACCCGGAACTGATGACGAGTGGTTTGACTATTGGAAAAAACAGCGCTGGGCATTCTATGAGAAGTATGGGGTAAGAACAAATAAGCTCCAGTGGCATCAGCACGGTAAGGACGAACTTGCTCATTATGCAAAAGATGCTTATGATATCGAATACGAATTCCCTATGGGCTTTAAGGAACTTGAAGGTGTGCATAACCGCACTAACTATGACCTTACACGTCATACCGAGTATTCAGGCAAAGATATGCAGTACATCGATCAAGATAACGGAAACGAAAAATATATTCCGTACATAATTGAAACCTCAGCAGGCTTAACGCGAAATGTTCTTATGTTTATTTGCGATGCCTATGATGAAGAAAAGGTTGCCGATAAGGGAAATGATGATGATTGGAGAACAGTATTACACTTCCATCCTAATGTTGCTCCTATAACCGTAGCCGTGCTTCCCTTGATGAAAAAAGACGGACTTGCAGAATTGGCCGAAGAAATTCGAAATGAACTTAAAGAGGAATTTAAAACAGATTATGACCAGTCCGGAGCTATCGGAAAAAGATACCGCCGTCAGGATGAGGTTGGGACACCTTTTTGCGTAACCGTAGATTATGATTCAAAAGAAGATAATACGGTTACCTTGCGCTTTAGGGATTCTATGGAGCAGATTAGAATTCCCAGAACGGAATTAATTTCACGAATAAAAACCGAAATTAAAAACTATAAAAGGGTACAATAA
- a CDS encoding formate--tetrahydrofolate ligase, translated as MVANIDFLCHNICMKTDIEIAREAKLNKIAEIADGLGIHDDNVIPYGKYIAKVPYSVIDDAKVKKNNLILVTAITPTKAGIGKTTVSIGLALGLNKIGKKAVAALREPSLGPCFGMKGGAAGGGYAQVLPMEDINLHFTGDFHAITSAHNMISALFDNYIFRNQGTPKAIKTILWKRVLDVNDRNLRQIVTGLGDGNGVVMESGFDITPASEIMAIFCLAKDIEDLRRRIENIILGYDTENNAVKVKDLGIAGSIVVLLKNAINPNLVQTTENTPAFIHGGPFANIAHGCNSVIATKTALTYGEYVITEAGFAADLGAEKFFDIKCRKAGLNPKLTIIAATTGGLKMHGDVPEKEISKPNADALKKGLINLDKHIENMKKFGQTVVVALNRYGYDIDSELDLVRKHCEAQGVGFAVNNAFVEGGKGAVELAELVVKTIETNPSKPLKFVYEDKDSIKTKIGKICKEIYGAADVTYSGAADKMIKKIEEAGMADFPVCVAKTQYSFSSDPKLYGVPKGFEMNVRDIVLNSGSEMIVAIMGDMMRMPGLPKDPQAVRIDLVNGNIEGLS; from the coding sequence ATGGTTGCAAATATAGATTTTTTATGTCATAATATTTGTATGAAAACTGATATAGAAATAGCTAGAGAAGCGAAGCTAAACAAAATCGCTGAAATTGCAGACGGTTTAGGGATTCATGACGACAATGTCATTCCCTATGGAAAGTATATAGCCAAGGTTCCCTATAGCGTTATAGATGATGCAAAGGTAAAAAAGAATAATTTAATCCTTGTTACTGCTATCACGCCTACAAAGGCCGGAATCGGAAAGACAACCGTTTCTATCGGGCTCGCCTTGGGCTTAAACAAAATCGGGAAAAAGGCTGTTGCAGCTTTGAGGGAACCTTCTTTAGGACCCTGTTTCGGTATGAAGGGAGGTGCTGCAGGAGGGGGCTATGCCCAAGTTTTGCCTATGGAAGACATTAACCTCCACTTTACGGGAGATTTCCATGCAATCACCTCGGCACATAACATGATAAGTGCCCTTTTTGACAACTATATTTTTAGAAATCAAGGAACTCCAAAGGCCATTAAAACAATCCTTTGGAAGCGGGTTTTGGACGTAAATGACAGAAACTTACGCCAAATTGTTACCGGATTAGGAGACGGTAACGGCGTAGTAATGGAATCGGGCTTTGATATTACTCCTGCTTCCGAAATTATGGCTATTTTCTGCCTTGCAAAAGATATTGAAGATTTACGCCGAAGAATCGAAAATATCATATTGGGTTATGATACCGAAAATAATGCCGTAAAGGTAAAAGATTTAGGTATTGCAGGTTCAATCGTAGTTCTCTTAAAGAACGCAATTAACCCGAACCTTGTGCAAACAACGGAAAATACCCCGGCCTTTATTCACGGCGGACCCTTTGCAAACATTGCTCACGGCTGTAACTCGGTAATCGCTACAAAAACAGCCCTTACCTACGGAGAATATGTAATTACCGAAGCAGGATTCGCCGCAGACCTCGGTGCCGAAAAATTCTTCGATATCAAGTGCCGAAAAGCCGGTTTAAATCCAAAATTGACGATAATTGCGGCCACTACCGGCGGGTTAAAAATGCACGGAGATGTTCCCGAAAAGGAAATATCCAAACCCAACGCCGATGCCCTCAAAAAAGGCTTGATCAACCTTGATAAGCACATTGAAAATATGAAAAAATTCGGACAGACTGTAGTTGTAGCTCTTAACAGATACGGATATGACATTGACTCCGAATTGGATCTGGTTAGAAAACACTGTGAAGCCCAAGGTGTAGGCTTTGCCGTAAACAATGCCTTTGTTGAAGGCGGAAAAGGTGCCGTTGAACTTGCCGAGCTCGTCGTAAAGACCATCGAAACCAATCCATCGAAGCCTTTAAAATTTGTTTACGAAGATAAGGACTCCATAAAGACAAAGATAGGAAAAATCTGTAAAGAAATCTATGGAGCTGCTGATGTTACATATTCGGGAGCTGCCGACAAGATGATCAAAAAGATTGAAGAAGCCGGAATGGCTGACTTCCCTGTTTGTGTCGCTAAAACACAGTACTCGTTCTCATCTGATCCTAAGCTCTACGGAGTTCCTAAAGGCTTTGAAATGAATGTCAGGGATATAGTTTTAAACTCAGGTTCCGAAATGATTGTAGCCATTATGGGAGACATGATGAGAATGCCGGGTCTTCCTAAAGATCCGCAGGCCGTCAGAATTGACCTTGTAAACGGAAATATTGAAGGCTTGTCATAA